The following are from one region of the Geoalkalibacter subterraneus genome:
- the rnpA gene encoding ribonuclease P protein component produces the protein MTAGKPQAFPASARLKYSREFNLVRKQGRFFKTPHFLVYQRLNGLEHNRLGITASRKVGNAPQRNRVKRLLREVFRRHLKAATPRRDFSIIARRGAPMLRYSDVLQEIRAVLTRE, from the coding sequence GTGACCGCGGGTAAACCACAGGCTTTTCCTGCGTCCGCACGTCTTAAATACAGTCGTGAATTCAATCTGGTCAGAAAGCAGGGGCGTTTTTTTAAAACGCCCCACTTTCTTGTGTACCAAAGATTGAACGGGCTGGAGCATAATCGCCTCGGCATCACTGCCAGCCGCAAAGTCGGGAACGCACCCCAGAGGAACCGGGTCAAAAGGTTGCTGCGGGAAGTTTTTCGACGGCATCTCAAGGCGGCAACCCCGCGTCGGGATTTCAGTATTATAGCCCGGCGAGGAGCACCAATGCTGCGTTATTCCGACGTGCTTCAAGAAATTCGAGCGGTATTGACGCGGGAGTAA